The sequence CGGACGATTTCTTTCAGCAAAGTCGTGGCCCGCTCGAGGTCGGCTTTCGTCTTGTCGCCGGTGATCGTTTGCTTGCGGGTGCGAATGTCCCAGTGCGTGGTCGGCTTGTCGGTGCCCAACGGATTGGTGATTTCCTTGGGGTGCTTGACAAATTCCTCCAGATAGGCGGCGTATTCCTGGATACGGATCCGATAGGCAATCACCTGCGCATACATCAGGTCGTAGCTGGCCTGCCAGCGAAAGCTTTGCTCCCGGCTGCGCAAGGGCTTCACCTTGTCGAGCATCTTCTCGGCCTGCAGCAGATACTCGTACATGCCAAGGGCCGTCTGGTGGTTTTCGGCGGCCGCCTTGGCAAACTCCTGCTGGTCGATCGGGAAGGTCACCCGCACGGTGCAGTATTTCGACGACTTGGGGTTGTAGGGGTTCAGATCGATGATGATCTGCCAGAGCGTGCTGCGCAACTTGCTCTTGTCGCGCTGCTTGAGGTACTCGGCCCGCGAACTAAGGTCGGGCAAGTAGGGCCGCATCCGCTCCAGTTCATACTTGCGGTCGTCGCGGGCCACCAGGTTCACTTCGGGGCTGGGCAACATAAAGAACACGCCGCCCGTCTCCCGTGCCAACCGCACCTGCTCGTAGGGGCCGAAACCGCTGGGATGCGCGTCCCAGCGCCGCGTGAAGCCGTCGATTTGCAACTGTTCGGGCAAGGGCGTTTCCGGACCGCGATTGATCCGCAGCCAGAAGTGGATCTTGGTCTGCGGGTCGATCCAGCGCATGTGGGCGTAGGGGTATCCGAACACCGCCTCGCGGCCCAGCGCATACACGGCGCAACGCGTGTCGCGGGCCTCTTTGACGGCCGCCTCCAGGTTCTGAAAGCTGTCTTCTTCCTCGCCGCTTTCGTCGGTGACGAGGATCAACGCGAGCTGCCTCCTGCCCGACGTGGCGTACTTGTGGAAGGCCGAGATCGAGTACTGCACGGCGCTGCACATCATTTCCTTGCCCGTCTTGTCGATGGGCACCTCACCGATGGCGGTGCGGATGTCGTCGGCGTTGGCCGTGGGCTTGGGTGTGTGGATTTTGAACTCGGCCCCATAGCTGGTGACGGCGCCCATCAGTGCATCGCCGGCGGCGACATCTGCCAAGCCCAGTTCCTTATAGACGCGGTCGATGCGGTCGCGAATCTCCTGCTGATCGTCCTTCATGCTCTCCGACTGATCGAAGCACCAGATGACCAGCACTTTGCCTTTCGAGAGCATGTGCAGGATTTCGTGCGTGATGCGGTCCATGGCCTCCTGATAGCTATCGACAATGGCCTGCGGCTCGCCGAGCGTTCCTTGCGGCACTTCCGCGTTGAACGCCGCCCCCGACGAGTTGAACTCGACCAGATCGCCGACATTCACCGACGGAGAGTCCGTCTCGGCCACCGTGCGGTCGATCGTCGGCTGCGAGACGCCCGCAATGGCCACGCTGCCCGCCGTGGTGGCGACGGGCGAAGAGCTGACCAAGGCCAGCGTCTTGGCCGGATCGATTTTCGTCTCCAGCACCTCGTTCAAGAGCTCGTCGGGGCGGTCGAGCACGGCGGCTTCGAGTTCGGCGAAATGAGGTTTGATGAGCTGAGGCAAGAACCACATGCCGAGCAGAATCAACAGAACCAGATGCACCGCCGCCGAAAAGCAGACGCCGGTACCGAAACGCATGGCCCAGGCCGGCAACCAGCGGCGCCGGCGGGATTCGGCCCCCTCGGCGGCAACCGCGGTCGGAGATGAAGAGGAAAGCGGTACAACCGACGCCGACGCAGCCTTGCTCTCGGCGGCATCCGTCAACGGTTTGGCGACGCGCTCTTTTTTGCCGGCAGCAACGCGTGGCTTGGTCCGTGGTACGGCCGGCACCGGCGATGGCTCGTCCGCCGGTGAAGATCGCAACAGCCCCGAGCCCCCGTCGGCGTGTGCCTGCTCGCTCATGTCTACTCTCCCAAGGGTTACCGCCTAGTTTCAGTTTATCGCCGCTGGCCGCTGTGTGTAAGGTGGGCCAGCGAGCTTGCGAGCGCCGGCCCAGCCCTGATTTTGGATTTTCGATTTTGGATTTTGGATTGGCCCTAATCCAAAATCCGAAATCCAAAATACTGGCTCCGGTTAATCCTGACCCTCGTTTACGGTTACGTTCATGCAAAGGACCGCCCCCTCGACGCGGAGCAATACCGTCTTAAAATGGGGAAACCCAATGGCCGATCTCACACATTTCGACGATCAAGGCGCCAGCCGCATGGTGGATGTCAGCGGCAAGGAAGCCACCGTGCGCATCGCCCGCGCCTCCGCTCGGGTGAGGATGGCCGCGGAAACGCTCGCGCTCATCCGCAATCGAGGCCTGGCCAAGGGCGACGTGCTCGAAGTCGCCCGGTTGGCCGGCATCATGGCCGCCAAGCAGACTCCGCAGTTGATTCCCCTCTGCCACCTGCTGCCGCTGGAAGCCGTGGACGTGGCGTTTTCGTTCCCCGACGACGTGACCGTGGCGATGGAAGCGACGGTGCGGGTTACGGCGAAGACGGGCGTGGAGATGGAAGCCATGGTCGCCGTGAGCGTCGCGGCCCTCACCATCTACGACATGTGCAAGGCCGTCGACCGCTCAATGACGATCGAGCGCGTGCGGTTGGAAGAGAAGTCGGGCGGCCGCAGCGGGCATTATCAGCGAGACGCATAGGCAAGGAAATCTATGAGCCAAACCGTGGTCCAGCCCGTGTCGGTGCCGCAACGCTTGAAGCTGCTCTACGAGCCGATCCGCGGCGAGTTGGCGCAGGTCGAAGAGATACTGCGGGCCGAAATCCGCAGCAGTTCGCCGGCCATCGACGAACTGGTCAAGCACGCCTTTCGCCTGGGGGGCAAACGCTTGCGGCCCGCCTTGCTGTTGCTGGCGGCCAAGGCCCTGGGGCCGGTGCGGCATGAGCACCTGGTGCTCTCGGCGGTGGTCGAAATGGTACACACCGCCACGTTGGTTCACGACGACGTTCTCGACGAGGCCGCGGTCCGCCGCCACCTCGATACCGTCAACGCGCGTTGGAGCAACCAATCGAGCGTGCTCTTGGGCGACTTTCTGTTCAGCCATGCGTTTTACCTGGCCAGCACGGTGGGGAGCACGTTTGCCTGCGAGATGATCGGCCGCTCGACAAACATTGTCTGCGAGGGCGAGTTGAGCCAGGTGGCCAACCGCGGCAACTTGGACCTGAGCGAGGACCAATACCTGCGGATCATCGAGGCCAAGACCGCGGAGTTGTGCGCCTGCTGTTGCCGCTTGGGCGCCCACTACGCTCAGGCTTCGCCGGAAGTGGCCGTGGCCATGGAGCGCTATGGCCGCCATCTGGGCATCGCCTTTCAAATCACCGACGACCTCTTGGATCTGGTGGGCGAAGAAGAAACCACCGGCAAGTCGTTGGGCAGCGACCTGGCGCAGCAGAAACTGACGCTGCCGCTGATCCGGCTCATTGCTGAGGCCCCCGGCGCGGAGCGCCGTCGGGTGCTGGCGTTGATTGAATCGTCCGGCGACCAGCAACGCCGTGAACTGCAGGAGTTGCTCGATCGCAGCGACGCACTGGAATACACGCGGAAGCGCGCGCAAGGCTATGCTCGTCGGGCGGTCGAGCAGCTTCGCATTTTGCCGCGCAGCCGCCAGCGCGCCGCATTGCGCAGGCTGGCTCGGTTTGTGCTGGAACGAAGCCAATAGACGCTCTATTTTCTCGACGTGGAAGGCCAGATTCGCTTCAAGTCGCTCGGTTCGCCGGGCGATGCCACGGTTGACAAGTGGGTCGAGACGTTGCTGGTCGAGGCCGGCGAGACGTTGCCGGAAACAGCGCAAGAGTGAGTAGGTCGTTCCGCGCGAGGAAAGCCGTTTACCTCGCCACCATGCGACGCGCGTGTCGCATCGGCGCGCGCTGCCGCAGACTACGGGCCGCCGGCAAAAGCGTCGCGCGCGACGCTTTGCCGACCGTAGCCCTTTCGCTCCGCGAGAGGAAAGCCGTTTACTCCGCCGCGCATGCGACACGCGTGTCGCCTCGGCAGGTGCTGCCGGAGACGAACGGGCCGCCGTCACTTTGGCCGCGCGCGGCCAAAGTGAGCGGCATGCCGAATGGTGCCCCGCCGACGGTCGAATCGCAAACCATTATGCGCGAAAGCTTTACGCTTCCGCGACGGATAACGCCGACCGGATTTGTGGCCCCGCTGACGTTCGTCTCCGTCGACCCTCCGCGGGCGATGCTCAGAAACCGCGGGTCGCCGTTCTGTTCGCGAACGGTCTGTTCGACGACGGTGGTCACGGGCAGGGCCTCGCCGCCGGCCGTGGCCTTGCGTCGGGCGGTGCGTTCTTTCTTGATTTCGCGGTTTTGGCGGCTGCGCGCGAAGCTGGCCATCGACTCATCCCACAGCGTCTCCCAGCGCCGCGCGCAGCGCAGCCGCAGGCTTTGGGCCAGGGGATGTTCGGGGTGGGCGGCGAGCCAGGCTTCGACACGCGCGGCGATTTGGGCGACTCGCTGCTGCGACAAGGCGTGTGCCGCGGCCACGTGCAGTTGCGTCTCGCCGCGCAGGATATGTTGTTCGTAGATTCCGCAATCGCGCTGGCTGGGCGGCCGTTCGTCCGCCGTCGTGCGTTTGACGGGTGGCTGCGTCTTTTCTCGCTTGGGCATGGTGAAGGGTTCTCCGGGTTCGGGGGGGTTCAGGGTTCAGGGTTCAGGGTTCAGGGGCGCGTTTGCTTGTGAAAAATAAAAAGCAAGCGCGCCGCCTGGGCCGTTTAAGCTGGTAGGGGCCAGCGGTTTGCGGCGACACGCGAAAACATCGACGCCGACTTGTACAAGCGCGGAACCATCTGGCGGCTCTGTAGGGACCGGCCTCCGTGGCGTTGCGAGGCCGTGCGGGTTGGTGCCGACCCCGCTGCGCGGAACGCCACACCGGGCGTTCCCTACAGAGCGGCTGCCCGTCAGCGCAAATTTGGGCTGATGGGAAAAACCCGAGGGATTTCATCATCTCGTAGTTCCGAAGAGGGGATGAGCGATCAAGGGATGAGGGACGAGGGAAATGAAGTCGCGAGTTCGGCTTTGTGGGGCATTCCGCGGCCGTCCGGTTCTGCCTACTTGCACCCTACTCGCCGACTGGCTTGGGCACGTATCGTAGGCATCACGCTCCACCGTGATGGAACCTTTCGGCCGCGGATCCTGACAGAAAGATTACCTGGCAGAAAAATGGGGAACGCGGCCGCCGAGCGAGGTGCCATTGGATGGCTCATTTTTCTGTCAGGTAACCTTTCTGTCATCCGTCCTTTGAGCGGGGCATGGGTTCATCCCTGATCGCTCCTCTCTCATCATGTATGGAAACTGGCTTGCACCGCTCTGGCGACTGCCCCGTTCCCTGATCGCTCATCCCTCATCTCTCATCTTTATCCACAATTGCCTAATATATGCGCATAACATCGGCCCCATGCGTATAGATTAGGCAGTCCGCGCGGATTGCCCTCCAATTAGGTATGAGACGATAAAAAACGCCGTGTTTGACCGGCTATTGCAAATTTGCAAAAGCCGTGGGCCGAGCTGCCGCGCTCGACCGCCGCGCGGCCCCGCTGCTCAATTCTTAGGCACGCATCCAGGGCTGCCACGAAGCCGCTAGGTTCGCCGGTCTGTCCCGGCGAGCCGCCATCAACCCCCTCCTGGCCAACTGGCTTGATCGGTGCTTTCCGGCGGCCACGTGGCAGGAACGAAAAGGGGAGCCACGGATGACACGGATGGGCACGGATCAAGACTCGGCCAGCATCCTATCACGCCGCTGGCTTGGCTTGTTCCACTCGGGCCGCGCCGCGAAGACCCAAAACCCAAAACCCAAAACCCAAAACACAAAACCGCCGCCTTGTTCTTTCTCCGCCCCGCGTGCCTTATACTCTCGGCGTAGCTCTGCCGCCCCCAATCCCCAACCCCCAATCCCCAACCCCTTCCCCCGTGCCCCTCGAAGCCAAGCCGCTCTTCCGTCCCGACGTTCTCCGCACGCACCTGGCGGCCTTTCCGCTGCCCGACCGCGTCGAGACCGTCGCGCCCAAGCTGGGCCACTGGGCCGAGCTGCTCGCCTCGCGTCGCGCAGACAGCTTCAAAGAGCAGGAGATCTTGCCGGACTTTTTGACGGACTTCTTTTGCGGCCTATTGGGCTATTCTCGCCCGGCCGACGGGCAGCCGCGCTACACCATCTCCCGCGAGAAGCACGTCGAGGTCGACGGCAAGTTCGCCGACGCCGTGCTGGGCGATTTCAACGGCGAGGCACGTTACCTGGTGGCCCTGGAAGGCAAAGGCCCGCGCGATCCGCTCGACCGCCCCTTTGCCGGCCGCCGCATGTCGGCCGTCGATCAAGCCTATCGCTACGCCATCAACCTGCCTTGCGACTGGATTGTGGTCACGTCGGTGCGTGAGACCCGCTTGTATTACAAGGGCGCCGACCAGCACACCTACGAGCGTTTCGACACCGAGCAGTTGGCCGACGACGCGGCGCACCTCAAGCGGTTCGTGTTCCTGCTGGGGGCCGAGCGGGTCGTACCGGCCGCCGGGCGATGCCATCTCTATTCGCTCTGGGACGAATCGCAACGGGTGGGCCGCGAACTGACGCGCGACTTTTACCAGCGTTACGCCGACATGCGGCAGAGCGCCTTCCAGGAACTTGCCCGTGACAATCCCGACGCCCCGCGCGGCGACGTGCTGGCCGCCACGCAAAAGTTATTAGACCGCGTGCTCTTCTGCGCCTTCTGCGAAGACCGCGGCCTGTTGCCGACCGAGACGATCCGCAAGGCCTACGAGCACCGCGACCCCTACCATCCGCGCCCCATCTGGGACAATTTCCGCGGCCTGTTCGACTCGATCAACGGCGGCAACGCGGCATTGGGCATCCACGCCTACAACGGCGGGCTGTTCGCTCCCGACCCGCTGCTCGACCGTCTGCGCGTGTCCGACGCCGTGTGCGGCTCCTTTCGCGACTTGGGCGCCTACGACTATCGTCCCGCCTCGCAGGCCGCGCAATCGGCCGCCGGCAGCAGCCTGATCGACGTCGAGATTCTCGGGCACATTTTCGAGCAATCCATCAGCGATCTGGAAAAGCTGCGTAGTCAGTTGTCGGATGGTCCGTTGTCCGTGGTCAGTGGTCCGTTGGAGGAAGAGGGCAAGGAGGATGGGCTTCCCAGCCCGTCACCTCACGCGATGACGGCCAAAACGCCCCAAACTGCCCGGACACGCCGCAAAAAAGAGGGCGCCTTCTACACGCCGGCCTTCATCACGCGGTACATCATCGAGCAAGCGTTGGGCGGGGTGTTGAAAGACCGTTTCGCGCGATTGCGCCGCGGTCACGAAGAATCGGCGGCCAAGAAGGGTCCTGCCCGAACGGCGTTGGCCGATCCGAACGTCTACAAGCTCGACGACTTGAAGCCGGCCGCGCGGGCGGCGCTGGTCAAGTTCTGGGAATCGTGGCAGGACGAGCTCGGTTCGATCCGGCTGTTGGACCCGGCCTGCGGTAGCGGCGCGTTCCTGATCGAAGCCTTCGACCAACTGCACGCCGCCTATCAGGCCTCGAACGACCGCCTCCAAGAGCTTCGCGGGCACCGCACGCTCTTCGACCTCGACAAGCGCATTTTGGAGAACAATCTCTACGGCGTCGACTTGAACGAAGAGGCGATCGAAATCTGCCGCCTGAGCCTCTGGATCAAGACCGCCGAACGCGGCAAGGTTTTAACGAGCCTCGACCACACCATCCGCGTCGGCAACAGCGTGGTCGGCGACCCGGCGGTGCATGCAAAGGCTTTTGACTGGCATAGGGAATTCCCGGAAGTCTTCGCTGGCGGCGGCTTCGATGTGGTGGTCGGCAATCCCCCTTACATCCGCCAGGAATG is a genomic window of Pirellulales bacterium containing:
- a CDS encoding vWA domain-containing protein; this translates as MSEQAHADGGSGLLRSSPADEPSPVPAVPRTKPRVAAGKKERVAKPLTDAAESKAASASVVPLSSSSPTAVAAEGAESRRRRWLPAWAMRFGTGVCFSAAVHLVLLILLGMWFLPQLIKPHFAELEAAVLDRPDELLNEVLETKIDPAKTLALVSSSPVATTAGSVAIAGVSQPTIDRTVAETDSPSVNVGDLVEFNSSGAAFNAEVPQGTLGEPQAIVDSYQEAMDRITHEILHMLSKGKVLVIWCFDQSESMKDDQQEIRDRIDRVYKELGLADVAAGDALMGAVTSYGAEFKIHTPKPTANADDIRTAIGEVPIDKTGKEMMCSAVQYSISAFHKYATSGRRQLALILVTDESGEEEDSFQNLEAAVKEARDTRCAVYALGREAVFGYPYAHMRWIDPQTKIHFWLRINRGPETPLPEQLQIDGFTRRWDAHPSGFGPYEQVRLARETGGVFFMLPSPEVNLVARDDRKYELERMRPYLPDLSSRAEYLKQRDKSKLRSTLWQIIIDLNPYNPKSSKYCTVRVTFPIDQQEFAKAAAENHQTALGMYEYLLQAEKMLDKVKPLRSREQSFRWQASYDLMYAQVIAYRIRIQEYAAYLEEFVKHPKEITNPLGTDKPTTHWDIRTRKQTITGDKTKADLERATTLLKEIVRLHPGTPYAARAEWELHRGFGVELIEAFYDPRRGSVKVPNL
- the moaC gene encoding cyclic pyranopterin monophosphate synthase MoaC, coding for MADLTHFDDQGASRMVDVSGKEATVRIARASARVRMAAETLALIRNRGLAKGDVLEVARLAGIMAAKQTPQLIPLCHLLPLEAVDVAFSFPDDVTVAMEATVRVTAKTGVEMEAMVAVSVAALTIYDMCKAVDRSMTIERVRLEEKSGGRSGHYQRDA
- a CDS encoding polyprenyl synthetase family protein; translation: MSQTVVQPVSVPQRLKLLYEPIRGELAQVEEILRAEIRSSSPAIDELVKHAFRLGGKRLRPALLLLAAKALGPVRHEHLVLSAVVEMVHTATLVHDDVLDEAAVRRHLDTVNARWSNQSSVLLGDFLFSHAFYLASTVGSTFACEMIGRSTNIVCEGELSQVANRGNLDLSEDQYLRIIEAKTAELCACCCRLGAHYAQASPEVAVAMERYGRHLGIAFQITDDLLDLVGEEETTGKSLGSDLAQQKLTLPLIRLIAEAPGAERRRVLALIESSGDQQRRELQELLDRSDALEYTRKRAQGYARRAVEQLRILPRSRQRAALRRLARFVLERSQ
- a CDS encoding DNA methyltransferase, giving the protein MPLEAKPLFRPDVLRTHLAAFPLPDRVETVAPKLGHWAELLASRRADSFKEQEILPDFLTDFFCGLLGYSRPADGQPRYTISREKHVEVDGKFADAVLGDFNGEARYLVALEGKGPRDPLDRPFAGRRMSAVDQAYRYAINLPCDWIVVTSVRETRLYYKGADQHTYERFDTEQLADDAAHLKRFVFLLGAERVVPAAGRCHLYSLWDESQRVGRELTRDFYQRYADMRQSAFQELARDNPDAPRGDVLAATQKLLDRVLFCAFCEDRGLLPTETIRKAYEHRDPYHPRPIWDNFRGLFDSINGGNAALGIHAYNGGLFAPDPLLDRLRVSDAVCGSFRDLGAYDYRPASQAAQSAAGSSLIDVEILGHIFEQSISDLEKLRSQLSDGPLSVVSGPLEEEGKEDGLPSPSPHAMTAKTPQTARTRRKKEGAFYTPAFITRYIIEQALGGVLKDRFARLRRGHEESAAKKGPARTALADPNVYKLDDLKPAARAALVKFWESWQDELGSIRLLDPACGSGAFLIEAFDQLHAAYQASNDRLQELRGHRTLFDLDKRILENNLYGVDLNEEAIEICRLSLWIKTAERGKVLTSLDHTIRVGNSVVGDPAVHAKAFDWHREFPEVFAGGGFDVVVGNPPYIRQEWLAPYKPHWEKVFQTFDGTADIFAYFFEVGLNILRERGRLAFITSGSWVRAGFGEALRRFILANASVESMVDFGEYQPFEDAEMIRPSITVLQKAGSHAQLRLFKWLTSGHPPENLSEVILSSPTMTVNHLSAAPWELESDDARRLRQKLASAGQSLDEYCRGRILRGVLTGLTDVFVISEAKRAELLAADPRSADLIKPFAQGTHLRPYYIEVSGEYLLAIKSSANHNWPWSGAGDQAEAVFAKHYPAVHAHLDASRERAIKRQDQGHFWWELRACGYWDAFDQPKIMWPDISKLPRFSLDRSARCAGNTAYFVPGDDPYLLGVLSSWTTWFYISKTAQPLRLRGDRWQYRLFTQSMSAIPIPAASDADRHAIATLAERSGVLALKRCRLQSHVQRRLIESFGVSRDGQSLGTLNEKAQSWWEHSLAALGDALKTSFKLGSNPFKNPRAADEWEPYLTEHRAKIKSMTQQVANAETELNDHVYRLFDLTADEIKLLKREVEH